From one Streptomyces sp. N50 genomic stretch:
- a CDS encoding fibronectin type III domain-containing protein → MNPARHATAATVVLSVAGSLLVGATGSASAATSCASPVFKRQFFANTAFSGTAKKTDCDNAVDQTWTGAPASGLPKDNFGVRWSVTRDFGSGGPFSFATSASDGIRVYLDNSRKISLWSNTSGSRAKTVNVTIPKGKHTLRIDYANWTGSAKVKFTYTPRTAASVDRVKPLTPAGTSVTYASATGKAKLTWSKNKEMDLSGYRVYRRLKGTSFPAAPLATTASTTYTDTPPATGDTYYYEIRARDKAGNESTGTADKPVTTVDAAPARVTGLAGGHSGFTGLTTLTWHASPETDVKGYQVYRDVDGTWTLVSGTAPLTTASYTSGYLAAGDTRNYYVVAVDKAGHTSAPSATVAPLTVQAPIGLTGSGSYSGASLSWTSTGAAGTTYNVYRVSIEYYGSVSWPWEKIGSTTETSFADLTGTAGLTYIYAVTASDTHGNESENDGHAFATRTKPTGPVEVTVE, encoded by the coding sequence ATGAACCCAGCCAGACACGCGACGGCCGCCACCGTCGTGCTCTCCGTCGCGGGAAGCCTGCTCGTCGGCGCGACAGGTTCCGCCTCCGCCGCGACGAGTTGCGCCTCACCCGTCTTCAAGCGGCAGTTCTTCGCGAACACCGCCTTCTCCGGTACGGCGAAGAAGACGGACTGCGACAACGCCGTCGACCAGACCTGGACCGGCGCCCCCGCCTCCGGCCTCCCCAAGGACAACTTCGGCGTCCGCTGGAGCGTGACAAGGGACTTCGGCTCGGGGGGTCCGTTCTCCTTCGCGACCTCGGCGTCCGACGGCATCCGCGTCTACCTGGACAACAGCCGCAAGATCAGCCTGTGGTCCAACACGTCCGGCTCGCGCGCCAAGACCGTGAACGTGACGATCCCCAAGGGAAAGCACACCCTGCGGATCGACTACGCCAACTGGACGGGCTCCGCGAAGGTCAAGTTCACGTACACGCCCCGCACCGCGGCGAGCGTCGACAGGGTCAAGCCGCTCACCCCGGCCGGCACTTCGGTGACGTACGCCTCCGCGACCGGCAAGGCCAAGCTCACCTGGTCGAAGAACAAGGAGATGGACCTCTCGGGCTACCGGGTCTACCGGCGCCTGAAGGGCACGTCCTTCCCCGCCGCGCCGCTCGCGACGACCGCCTCCACGACGTACACCGACACCCCGCCCGCGACCGGCGACACGTACTACTACGAGATCCGCGCCCGCGACAAGGCGGGCAACGAATCGACCGGCACCGCGGACAAGCCCGTCACGACGGTCGACGCGGCCCCCGCCCGAGTGACCGGTCTCGCGGGTGGACACTCCGGATTCACCGGGCTCACCACCCTCACCTGGCACGCGAGCCCCGAGACCGACGTCAAGGGCTACCAGGTGTACCGCGACGTCGACGGCACCTGGACGCTGGTGAGCGGCACCGCACCGCTCACCACCGCCTCGTACACCTCGGGGTACCTGGCGGCGGGTGACACCCGGAACTACTACGTCGTCGCCGTCGACAAGGCGGGACACACCTCCGCCCCGTCGGCGACCGTCGCCCCGCTCACCGTGCAGGCACCGATCGGGCTGACCGGCAGCGGCAGTTACAGCGGAGCGTCGCTGTCCTGGACGTCGACCGGGGCCGCGGGGACGACCTACAACGTGTACCGGGTGTCCATCGAGTACTACGGCTCGGTGTCCTGGCCCTGGGAGAAGATCGGCAGCACCACGGAGACCTCGTTCGCCGACCTCACCGGTACCGCGGGCCTCACCTACATCTACGCCGTG
- a CDS encoding substrate-binding domain-containing protein: MRRIAISVAASSLALPLAACGVLNSSGSSSDATPAKGNDITVGVLMPEKTNTRYAEFDFPIMKAKIQELTANKGKAEYENAGGVAATQDKQMQKMIDEKVDIIVLDAVDSHAIRTMVAKAKTAGIPVIAYDRLAEGPIDAYVSFDGELVGEVQGRSLVEALGSDVDTSDKIVMINGSPTDPNAAVFKGGALTELQGKVTIAESYNTKAWDPVIAQQEMTEAIDKLGKNNIAAVYSANDAMAGGIIKALKASGLTKLPPVTGQDAELTAVQRIVTGEQYMSVYKPYPDLAEAAAKIAVAKVQGRDIEFDALTRDTVDSPTNKKIPSQLVSVVALTQDNIKSTVVADGIYKISDICTADYKTACEAHGLK; encoded by the coding sequence ATGCGTCGTATCGCCATATCCGTGGCCGCGTCCTCGCTGGCCCTCCCCCTGGCCGCCTGTGGCGTGCTGAACTCGTCGGGGAGCAGCTCGGACGCGACTCCGGCGAAGGGCAACGACATCACGGTGGGTGTCCTCATGCCGGAGAAGACGAACACGCGGTACGCGGAGTTCGACTTCCCGATCATGAAGGCGAAGATCCAGGAACTCACGGCGAACAAGGGCAAGGCCGAGTACGAGAACGCCGGTGGCGTCGCGGCCACGCAGGACAAGCAGATGCAGAAGATGATCGACGAGAAGGTCGACATCATCGTGCTCGACGCCGTCGACTCGCACGCCATCCGGACCATGGTGGCGAAGGCCAAGACCGCCGGCATCCCGGTCATCGCCTACGACCGGCTGGCCGAGGGGCCGATCGACGCGTACGTCTCCTTCGACGGCGAACTGGTCGGCGAGGTGCAGGGCCGCTCCCTGGTCGAGGCGCTGGGCAGCGACGTGGACACCTCCGACAAGATCGTGATGATCAACGGCTCGCCGACCGACCCGAACGCCGCGGTGTTCAAGGGCGGGGCGCTGACCGAGCTGCAGGGCAAGGTGACGATCGCCGAGAGCTACAACACCAAGGCCTGGGACCCGGTCATCGCCCAGCAGGAGATGACCGAGGCGATCGACAAGCTCGGCAAGAACAACATCGCCGCGGTGTACTCCGCCAACGACGCGATGGCCGGCGGCATCATCAAGGCCCTGAAGGCGTCGGGCCTGACGAAGCTCCCGCCCGTCACCGGCCAGGACGCCGAACTCACCGCCGTGCAGCGGATCGTCACCGGCGAGCAGTACATGAGCGTCTACAAGCCCTACCCCGACCTCGCCGAGGCCGCCGCGAAGATCGCGGTCGCCAAGGTGCAGGGCAGGGACATCGAGTTCGACGCCCTGACCCGTGACACGGTCGACAGCCCCACGAACAAGAAGATCCCCTCGCAGCTGGTGTCCGTGGTCGCGCTGACGCAGGACAACATCAAGTCGACGGTGGTCGCGGACGGGATCTACAAGATCTCCGACATCTGCACGGCCGACTACAAGACCGCGTGCGAGGCGCACGGGCTGAAGTAA
- a CDS encoding transglutaminase family protein encodes MTRRLRIRHTTRVSYAQAAVSSHNEVRMTPLTLPGQTTLDARVTVNPTTPTWSYWDYWGTQVTGFDLMDPHADLTITASSLVETSPPEPLGPSRSWQEVTERTTNSRLLEFIGPTVRTTVPPKLLKKARKAAVGLDPHGTAIAVSALVADRVAYLPGVTGVNTSAAEAWEQGAGVCQDIAHVTIALLRGLGLPTRYVSGYLHPEREAELHRPVAGQSHAWIEYWAGDWCGYDPTNRTRPDESHVVVGRGRDYDDVTPHKGIYRGVAGGPPEVTVEFTRVA; translated from the coding sequence ATGACCCGTAGGCTTCGCATCCGCCACACCACCCGCGTCTCGTACGCCCAGGCGGCCGTCTCCTCCCACAACGAGGTGCGGATGACCCCGCTGACGCTGCCCGGCCAGACGACCCTGGACGCGCGGGTGACCGTGAACCCGACCACGCCGACCTGGTCGTACTGGGACTACTGGGGCACCCAGGTCACCGGCTTCGACCTGATGGACCCGCACGCGGACCTCACGATCACCGCGTCGAGCCTGGTCGAGACGTCCCCGCCGGAGCCGCTCGGCCCCTCCCGCAGCTGGCAGGAGGTGACCGAACGGACCACGAACTCACGCCTGTTGGAGTTCATCGGCCCCACGGTCCGTACGACGGTCCCGCCCAAGCTGCTGAAGAAGGCGCGCAAGGCGGCCGTAGGACTCGACCCGCACGGGACGGCGATCGCGGTCTCCGCGCTGGTCGCCGACCGGGTGGCCTACCTCCCCGGCGTCACCGGCGTGAACACGTCGGCGGCCGAGGCCTGGGAGCAGGGCGCCGGCGTCTGCCAGGACATCGCGCACGTCACCATCGCGCTGCTGCGGGGGCTCGGTCTGCCCACGCGCTATGTCTCCGGATACCTGCACCCCGAGCGCGAAGCGGAACTCCACCGCCCGGTGGCCGGGCAGAGCCACGCCTGGATCGAGTACTGGGCGGGCGACTGGTGCGGCTACGACCCCACCAACCGGACCCGGCCCGACGAGTCCCACGTGGTGGTGGGGCGCGGGCGCGACTACGACGACGTGACCCCGCACAAGGGGATCTACCGGGGAGTGGCGGGCGGACCGCCGGAGGTGACGGTGGAGTTCACGCGGGTGGCGTGA
- a CDS encoding alpha-E domain-containing protein, producing MNDVILSRIAEALTWTGRYVERADNTGRILDAYLHRMLEDPWRDEDVACRSLYAILGVDAGGQRVDMQQVLDQLAFDARSTCSIEGALGAARLNARSAREAVSSEMWECLNSTWHALADQRLAARRTGPYAYLELVRRRAALFFGLADSTMSRDDSWRFVVLGRSLERVDMTVRLLSVRVLDAAHAPDWPTLLSASGADEAYARVYGGFGDTPRVAEFLLLDRDFPRSALHALTTAEECLTALGRQRQDPARRPIGRLRTRLEYLDSHALEEQLPALLKDLQHACMDSAEAVAELFFPYQGPVEWAQEGA from the coding sequence GTGAACGACGTGATCCTCTCCCGGATAGCCGAGGCCCTGACGTGGACGGGCCGTTACGTCGAGCGCGCGGACAACACCGGGCGCATCCTCGACGCCTATCTCCACCGCATGCTGGAGGACCCCTGGCGCGACGAGGACGTGGCGTGCCGGTCGCTGTACGCGATCCTCGGGGTCGACGCGGGCGGCCAACGCGTCGACATGCAGCAGGTGTTGGACCAGCTGGCCTTCGACGCCCGGTCGACGTGTTCCATCGAGGGCGCGCTCGGCGCCGCCCGGCTGAATGCCCGCAGCGCCCGGGAAGCCGTCTCCTCGGAGATGTGGGAGTGCCTCAACTCCACCTGGCACGCCCTGGCCGACCAACGCCTCGCGGCCCGCCGTACGGGCCCCTACGCCTATCTCGAACTCGTGCGCAGACGCGCCGCGTTGTTCTTCGGCCTCGCCGACTCCACGATGAGCCGCGACGACAGCTGGCGTTTCGTCGTCCTGGGCAGGAGCCTGGAGCGGGTGGACATGACCGTACGGCTGCTGTCGGTACGGGTGCTGGACGCGGCGCACGCGCCCGACTGGCCGACGCTGCTGAGCGCGAGCGGCGCGGACGAGGCATACGCGCGGGTGTACGGCGGTTTCGGGGACACCCCGAGAGTGGCCGAATTCCTGCTGCTGGACCGGGACTTCCCGCGCTCGGCGCTGCACGCGCTGACGACGGCCGAGGAGTGCCTGACCGCGCTCGGGCGGCAGCGGCAGGACCCGGCCCGGCGTCCCATCGGCCGGCTGCGCACCCGTCTCGAATACCTGGACTCGCACGCCTTGGAAGAGCAACTGCCCGCCCTCCTCAAGGACTTGCAGCACGCCTGCATGGACTCGGCGGAGGCGGTCGCGGAGTTGTTCTTCCCGTACCAGGGGCCCGTCGAGTGGGCCCAGGAAGGAGCCTGA
- a CDS encoding circularly permuted type 2 ATP-grasp protein, whose protein sequence is MADIFDAYALADAWDEMFVRPGEVRTAYEPVLAALQPIEPSELRFRADQMARAFTDRGVTYAFAGEERPWPLDLVPRIIDALEWDLIQRGVAQRVRALEAYLSDAYSHCRAFEDGVVPWRLLLNSAHFHRAAQGVEPPGGVRIHVAGIDLVRDEAGDFRVLEDNVRVPSGVSYVIENRRAMTRIFPSLFAEQHVVPVDGYAQKLLAALRAAAPAGTQDPRVVVLTPGPSNAAYFEHALLARLMGVQLVEGHDLVCRNNRVWMRTTRGEVPVHVVYRRLDDDFLDPLHFRPDSVIGCPGIMNAAQAGNVTLANAVGNGIADDKLLYTYVPDLIRYYLSEEPILPNVESYRPDEPGQLEAVLDQIDQLVVKPVDGAGGMGIVIGPKADAKTLERTRKAVAADPRGWIAQRPVALSTSPTLAGERMAPRHIDLRPFAVNDGTDVWVLPGGLTRVALQEGNLIVNSSQGGGSKDTWVLAEGPTEQPASLFPEGGLPEVAPRQLGPDGNPMVVQEGAQQ, encoded by the coding sequence ATGGCGGACATATTTGACGCATACGCATTGGCCGATGCGTGGGACGAGATGTTTGTGCGGCCGGGTGAGGTCAGAACCGCCTACGAGCCGGTACTGGCGGCACTCCAGCCCATCGAGCCGAGTGAACTGCGCTTCCGCGCGGACCAGATGGCCCGCGCGTTCACCGACCGCGGCGTGACCTACGCCTTCGCGGGCGAGGAACGGCCCTGGCCCCTGGACCTGGTGCCCCGGATCATCGACGCGCTGGAGTGGGACCTCATCCAGCGCGGGGTGGCGCAGAGAGTGCGGGCCCTGGAGGCCTATCTCTCCGACGCCTACTCCCACTGCCGTGCCTTCGAGGACGGCGTCGTGCCCTGGCGGCTGCTCCTCAACTCGGCCCATTTCCATCGGGCCGCGCAAGGGGTCGAGCCACCGGGCGGGGTCCGCATCCACGTCGCCGGCATCGACCTCGTGCGCGACGAGGCCGGGGACTTCCGGGTCCTTGAGGACAACGTCCGGGTGCCGAGCGGGGTTTCGTACGTCATCGAGAACCGCCGGGCCATGACCCGGATCTTCCCCTCCCTCTTCGCCGAGCAGCACGTGGTCCCCGTCGACGGGTACGCGCAGAAGCTGCTCGCCGCGCTGCGGGCCGCCGCGCCCGCGGGCACCCAGGATCCGCGCGTCGTGGTCCTCACCCCGGGGCCGAGCAACGCCGCCTACTTCGAACACGCCCTGCTGGCACGGCTGATGGGCGTCCAGCTGGTCGAGGGGCACGACCTGGTGTGCCGCAACAACCGGGTGTGGATGCGCACCACGCGCGGCGAGGTGCCCGTCCATGTCGTATACCGGCGGCTCGACGACGACTTCCTCGACCCGCTGCACTTCCGCCCCGACTCGGTGATCGGCTGCCCGGGCATCATGAACGCCGCCCAGGCCGGGAACGTCACACTCGCGAACGCGGTCGGCAACGGCATCGCGGACGACAAGCTCCTCTACACCTACGTCCCCGACCTGATCCGCTACTACCTCTCAGAGGAACCGATTCTCCCCAACGTGGAGTCCTACCGGCCCGACGAGCCAGGGCAGTTGGAGGCGGTCCTCGACCAGATCGACCAGCTGGTGGTGAAGCCGGTGGACGGCGCGGGCGGCATGGGCATCGTCATCGGGCCCAAGGCCGACGCGAAGACCCTCGAACGCACTCGCAAAGCAGTCGCCGCCGACCCGCGCGGCTGGATCGCCCAGCGCCCGGTCGCCCTCTCCACCTCCCCCACCCTCGCGGGCGAACGCATGGCACCGCGCCACATCGACCTGCGCCCGTTCGCCGTGAACGACGGCACCGACGTCTGGGTGCTGCCCGGCGGCCTCACCCGCGTCGCCCTCCAGGAGGGCAACCTGATCGTCAACTCCAGCCAGGGCGGCGGCTCCAAGGACACCTGGGTGCTCGCCGAGGGCCCCACCGAACAGCCCGCCTCGCTCTTCCCGGAGGGCGGACTGCCCGAGGTGGCACCCCGTCAACTCGGCCCCGACGGCAACCCCATGGTCGTACAGGAAGGGGCGCAGCAGTGA
- a CDS encoding helix-turn-helix transcriptional regulator encodes MAGHGTDEHPHGADRLCDAGDRVYSRAVRRGRVPRTDAEPVPCLLELALLHPDPDDMDWLVPTAPQEVMTRLLRGVYDEVSESHRRVGSAVAAFEWYAGLGRRIQASAMASASAQPESGAAIRVLDGLSRIQAAMDDATEACTREVLTVQPGGIRREPELTEGLHRAVALRSRGVRMRDLYTHVARHGQGLLNYLELMGDAVEARTLDEVVDRLILFDRTVAFIPANADHTMALELRHPALIEYFVTVFDRLWRLAIPVGAPLPDTGIEGISHREQSIAALLADGHQDAVIAERLGISVRTCRAHIARLSETLGAASRTQLGVRIAQVGLDGAAARLPDVPVQLTPADRESPTAR; translated from the coding sequence ATGGCCGGGCACGGGACGGACGAGCATCCGCACGGTGCTGACCGACTCTGCGACGCCGGGGACCGCGTGTACTCCCGGGCCGTACGGCGGGGCCGCGTACCGCGCACGGACGCCGAACCGGTGCCGTGCCTGCTGGAGCTGGCCCTCCTCCACCCCGACCCCGACGACATGGACTGGCTGGTCCCGACCGCCCCGCAGGAGGTCATGACCCGGCTGCTGCGCGGGGTCTACGACGAGGTCAGCGAGAGCCACCGGCGGGTGGGTTCGGCGGTCGCCGCCTTCGAGTGGTACGCCGGTCTCGGCCGCCGTATCCAGGCGTCCGCGATGGCGTCGGCCTCGGCGCAACCGGAGAGCGGTGCCGCGATCCGCGTCCTGGACGGGCTCTCCCGCATCCAGGCGGCGATGGACGACGCGACGGAGGCCTGCACCCGCGAGGTCCTCACCGTCCAGCCCGGCGGCATCCGCCGCGAACCGGAACTCACCGAGGGCCTGCACCGCGCCGTCGCCCTGCGCTCGCGCGGGGTGCGGATGCGCGACCTGTACACCCACGTGGCCCGCCACGGCCAAGGCCTCCTGAACTACCTGGAGTTGATGGGCGACGCGGTGGAGGCGAGGACGCTCGACGAGGTGGTCGACCGCCTGATCCTCTTCGACCGCACGGTCGCCTTCATCCCCGCCAACGCCGACCACACGATGGCCCTGGAACTGCGCCACCCGGCGCTGATCGAGTACTTCGTCACGGTCTTCGACCGCCTGTGGCGCCTCGCGATCCCCGTCGGGGCGCCCCTGCCGGACACCGGCATCGAGGGCATCTCGCACCGCGAGCAGTCCATCGCCGCCCTGCTCGCGGACGGCCACCAGGACGCGGTGATCGCGGAACGGCTCGGCATAAGCGTGCGGACGTGCCGCGCCCACATCGCCCGCCTGTCGGAGACCCTGGGCGCGGCCAGCCGTACCCAACTGGGCGTCCGGATAGCCCAAGTCGGCCTCGACGGCGCCGCCGCACGCCTCCCGGACGTCCCCGTCCAGCTCACCCCGGCGGATCGAGAATCCCCGACCGCCCGATGA
- a CDS encoding helix-turn-helix transcriptional regulator codes for MTGAHTHGADHLCGEGLSLYARALRVGRVRVDDTGEAPCLAALGLLQPELGDDPGWLRPVAPASVLHRLLRRSAERVAEERRLEERLETAFAPLLRLDGSRTADVETPTLVLLGDKERINQAITEAMADATGELLTIQPNITPRSPEAQAVALVRDQALLDRGGRIRALYQHTQRHRPLVVARYEQLRGDAEARTLDEVTDRLIVIDRAVAFIPASKDRGLALEVRHPALIDYFINVFDRFWHLATPMHPKAVQRLSPDGISQRQRAIASLLTEGHTDAVIADRLGLNIRTARVHIAKLAATLGSESRAQLGYLIGRSGILDPPG; via the coding sequence GTGACCGGGGCGCACACGCACGGAGCGGACCACCTCTGCGGGGAGGGCCTGAGCCTGTACGCCCGCGCGCTGCGCGTCGGGCGGGTGCGTGTCGACGACACCGGCGAGGCACCGTGCCTGGCCGCCCTCGGCCTGCTGCAGCCCGAACTCGGGGACGACCCGGGCTGGCTGCGGCCCGTCGCCCCCGCCTCCGTGCTCCACCGCCTGCTGCGGCGGTCGGCCGAGCGCGTCGCGGAGGAGCGGCGCCTCGAAGAGCGCCTGGAGACCGCCTTCGCGCCCTTGCTACGGCTCGACGGCTCCCGTACGGCGGACGTGGAGACCCCGACGCTCGTCCTCCTCGGTGACAAGGAACGCATCAACCAGGCCATCACCGAGGCCATGGCGGACGCCACGGGCGAGCTCCTCACCATCCAGCCCAACATCACCCCCCGCAGTCCGGAAGCCCAGGCCGTCGCGCTCGTCCGCGACCAGGCCCTGCTCGACCGCGGCGGCCGCATCCGCGCCCTCTACCAGCACACCCAGCGCCACCGGCCGCTCGTCGTGGCCCGCTACGAGCAACTGCGGGGCGACGCGGAGGCCCGCACCCTCGACGAGGTCACCGACCGCCTCATCGTCATCGACCGCGCGGTCGCCTTCATCCCCGCCAGCAAGGACCGCGGCCTCGCCCTGGAAGTCCGCCACCCCGCGCTGATCGACTACTTCATCAACGTCTTCGACCGCTTCTGGCACCTCGCCACCCCGATGCACCCCAAAGCGGTCCAACGCCTCTCCCCCGACGGCATCAGCCAGCGCCAGCGAGCCATAGCGAGCCTGCTCACAGAAGGCCACACGGACGCCGTCATCGCCGACCGCCTCGGCCTGAACATCCGCACCGCCCGCGTCCACATAGCCAAGCTCGCCGCCACCCTCGGCAGCGAGAGCCGGGCCCAACTCGGCTATCTCATCGGGCGGTCGGGGATTCTCGATCCGCCGGGGTGA
- a CDS encoding helix-turn-helix transcriptional regulator yields MVTNETNQTHPHELTDLCEDGRRVYGNALRTGRVARTDVEPAPCLMEFALLHPDPDDPNWLRPVPPQIALAQRLNPIESEITQRRRMSIELADAFGPFMALSAQSTATTHSITVLEGLDRINAALDLATAQCQTEMLTVQPSRRRLEHTLAQGLNRDRPLIERGCRIRTLYQHPARYSPETLAYVAQFTDGKVEYRTIDELVERLIICDETVAFIPTRDDGEIALELRHPGLVRYLIKVFEFMWNRAVPLSAGAPYETAPDGITEIQHSIAKLLIEGHVDEAIARRLGMNVRTCRAHIAKLATALGSGSRAQLGFLIAQSGILNTDHPEPGGDGPL; encoded by the coding sequence TTGGTGACTAACGAGACTAATCAGACACATCCTCACGAGCTGACCGATCTGTGCGAGGACGGGCGTCGCGTCTACGGGAACGCTCTCCGGACCGGACGCGTCGCCCGTACCGATGTGGAACCCGCGCCCTGTCTGATGGAGTTCGCCCTCCTTCATCCCGATCCTGACGACCCGAACTGGCTGCGCCCTGTCCCCCCACAGATCGCGCTGGCCCAGCGGCTCAACCCGATCGAGAGCGAGATCACCCAGCGCAGGCGGATGTCGATCGAACTCGCCGACGCTTTCGGGCCGTTCATGGCCCTCAGCGCCCAGTCGACGGCGACCACGCACTCGATCACGGTGCTGGAGGGCCTCGACCGGATCAACGCGGCACTCGATCTGGCCACCGCCCAGTGCCAGACCGAGATGCTCACCGTGCAGCCGAGCCGACGCCGGCTGGAGCACACCCTCGCTCAGGGGCTGAACCGCGATCGGCCGCTGATCGAACGCGGCTGCCGCATCCGGACGCTCTACCAGCACCCGGCCCGCTACAGCCCCGAGACGCTGGCCTACGTGGCCCAGTTCACCGACGGCAAGGTGGAGTACCGGACCATCGACGAACTCGTCGAGCGGCTGATCATCTGCGACGAGACCGTGGCCTTCATCCCGACCCGCGACGACGGGGAGATCGCCCTCGAACTCCGTCATCCGGGGCTCGTCCGCTACCTGATCAAGGTCTTCGAGTTCATGTGGAACCGCGCGGTCCCGCTGAGCGCCGGCGCGCCCTACGAGACCGCCCCCGACGGCATCACCGAGATCCAGCACTCCATCGCCAAGCTCCTCATCGAGGGGCACGTCGACGAGGCCATCGCCCGCCGCCTCGGCATGAACGTGCGGACCTGCCGGGCCCACATCGCCAAGCTCGCCACGGCCCTCGGCAGCGGCAGCCGGGCCCAGCTGGGCTTCCTCATAGCCCAGTCGGGGATCCTGAACACGGACCATCCGGAACCAGGAGGAGACGGCCCACTGTGA
- a CDS encoding pyridoxamine 5'-phosphate oxidase family protein, with protein sequence MAAYPVDPGDPDPSYLSFWRERHLCTLTTLRPDGSPHVVPVGVTYDPEARLARVIANKASRKVLNVLAAGPEGARVAVCQVDGRRWATLEGRAFVRVGRDRVAEAERWYAERYERAPSPNPSRVVIEIELTRAMGKAVAKAAGTAPGKS encoded by the coding sequence ATGGCCGCATATCCGGTGGACCCGGGCGATCCCGACCCGTCGTATCTCAGCTTCTGGCGGGAACGGCACCTGTGCACCCTCACCACCCTCCGCCCCGACGGCAGCCCGCACGTCGTCCCTGTCGGAGTGACATACGACCCGGAGGCGCGCCTTGCTCGGGTCATCGCGAACAAGGCGAGCCGGAAGGTGCTGAACGTGCTCGCCGCCGGCCCCGAGGGGGCACGGGTCGCCGTGTGCCAGGTGGACGGGCGGCGCTGGGCCACGCTGGAGGGCCGGGCCTTCGTACGCGTCGGACGCGACCGGGTCGCCGAGGCGGAGCGTTGGTACGCGGAGCGTTACGAGCGGGCGCCGTCGCCGAACCCGTCCCGGGTGGTGATCGAGATCGAGCTGACGCGGGCGATGGGGAAGGCGGTGGCGAAGGCGGCGGGCACCGCGCCGGGGAAAAGCTGA